The stretch of DNA TGTTTCCATGGGCTATGTGTAAAAAGCTATTATTTGATGTGATGGACATAATATTAAAGGctatttcacttttttcatcTATCTTCTacaactttatcctccacatgagagtcgcgggggggtgctgtgccaatctcagcgagctacatttctattttatttatttttttctgatgcaGGTTTCCCGCAATTACAGTCGCTGTCATTAAAATTTCATCTTATCTGATAAGGTCACTTTATAGTCCATGTAAAAGGTCATACCATGTTGACTGAAAaggccaaacaaacacacacacacacagtgaagcagaAATGTCAGACAGTAGCACACTGTATTGATGGCGCTCATCATTACACATCACTTTAGATGTGAACTTATCGCCCCTTAAAAGTCAGCAGTACACGTTCTAGACCGAGTGAGTAGATGTTATTTTATCAAGCACAGTCCAAAGGAATCTGTGTGTACTCATACTGACTCTGCAGGAGGCCATCGCCATGGTAACTGATGCCAAGTGGCAAGTGAGAGGAACTTGAGAAGTAAGCGGGAAGTCAGgtcagaggaggggggggggggggcggtacGCAATCAAGCCTGTACTTTACCATGTCGTCAACATAGTCTGTCACTGCAGGACCAGAGGCTACAGTCACAGCGTGGAAGCTGAAGCAGTcaagaaaaaatattttctaTTCCACTGATATTACTTTCCACTGAATGAAAAATTACTGTTTCTGTAGGTAATTCACTGATAATTTGTTTGGCTATAGCAGTTGATTTCTGAAgtaaaaaacgaacaaaaatGCACCTGATTAAGAGGGACTTCCAGAATACAAGATACAAAGTTTTACCGTAAAGATCGAGTGTATAAGTAGGGTGGcatattggcagaaattgaatatactatccataagtaagtgtatgtgtgtaaatgcTTCAAAGCAAAGTATGTTTTTTGTAGCTTCTTGCTGTTACTATAGGTCTGCCATCTAGTGCAGCCATCTTTCTACAGTAGCCTGAagcatgaagaagaaatgataACTTTTAGAgactttatatactgtatatctcaaGCATATCTCATCCAACACTGCCAAaattggcactgcacacaccagTACCCTTAGAAAGTCACATGCCAAGTTTGAATATGAACATGAACATcaatatgatataatattaaaggggacatattataccctatttcccccattaaaatagttccctggtgtcctaatgaacatgtcagtgacatgctttggtcaaaataccataaggatgaagaatcatagtagttcaataaccctgctaaacccgcccctttcagaacgctcggttttcgtgcaaggtccctttatatgcaaatgagacacaggcaaacacacacccacttcttccagggggtttctgatttgtcctctttacagctctattcgtctccccctccctccactagctctctgacaatatcaacatgtcagcgagagtgccgtcacaggaagagacgtcctacataaggatcgagccgaacactgtccaactgtaaatcagttaaacagttaaactgtatgttgctgtatcagatcgtgtgttcgtgtgttcgcaccacttcacatcatactgcaaacagcggtcgccgcatttagtcaggggacgtatttcaccgacgtacaaacacacacattgttaagaaaagatcacatagagctcataactgaccattcagacacgtcctaattaaacatatttgttcagtacgtcctccatgaccggagcacagactcagtctgatacaatcacataaagcagctgtttatgcagctcgccgctgacgatcagcggtgctgcactctctgtgcagcggtgctacactctctgtgtcaccgatagcctaaactgccgctggcgatcagctgatcgccaccgctgatcgccagcggcgcgctgaataaactgtatgttgctgtatcagaccggagacctcaccaccgctgaccagctccggtgctccggcgagctggcgatcagcggtggcgatcaccgtgtaacgcgccaccgctgatcgccagcggcgcgctgaataaactgtatgttgctgtatcagaccggagactgtgctccggagacctcaccaccgctgaccacctccggtgctccggcgagctggcgatcaccgtgtaacgcgccaccgctgtatcagacagtctccggtctgatacagcaacatacagtttattcagcgcgccgctgccgatcagcgatcgccagcggcagtttaggctatcggtgacacagagagtgtagcaccgctgcacagagagtgcagcaccgctgatcgtcagcggcgagctgcataaacagctgctttatgtgattgtatcagactgagtctgtgctccggtcatggaggacgtactgaacaaatatgtttaattaggacgtgtcagaatggtcagttatgagctctatgtgatcttttcttaacaatttgtgtgtttgtacgtcggtgaaatacgtcccctgactaaatacggcaaccgctggccgcagtctgatgtgaagtggtgcgaacacacgaacacacgattgctgactttttccggcacattagcttcatatataaaatcctctgtaaaacactgtgctccactgtgcagccaccaacagcacacttgtcccgccacgttgacataataccgctcttcctccctcgcctgcactctggcagggacaaggtggagctaaggtggagcttgcgaagtaaacgtactggtggggcggtaacattcgcggtgaaatgcgcatgctgacgtcataagcgcagggaattcaacatcgagcgttttatcgcctatacttacactaagcggaaccacgaaaacatgactgagtattgtttttccacactttggcgactggtagggcccccagagtcccaaatatcagtattaaaatggttaaaaagttgattttgcataatatgtcccctttaaataaaaataaaaataaaaataaataaaataaaaaataccagTGCCTGAATcgtcacagaatcgttgtattgtgatattattggtatcgtggacgaTGCATCGTGTATCAAATCGTAtcatgaggtaccctgtgattcgcACGCTTAGTAATCACATGATGTGGCTGAAAGGATATATCTTGTAAATTCAGGATGGCTCAGTGGGTTCAAAACTAGGATCTCGTCGGGTCACAAGACACGGGGGGTGAGGTCCGCAGGAGATTTCCTGACACCTTGTACATTCAAAAgcaattcaaatttaaatacaGCTattcaataaatacatataatataaatataaagggTTGCAGGTATATTTCATATacatgatgtacagtatatggaaTCCAGTACAACTAGGGAACTAATCTTTCTCTGGTGTGATAACACTGTTTctttacagtgtattttcatTCAGAATAAATCTCTACACTGCCAATCTTAGAGCCAATGTGGACTGTTTCCAGCTCTGTGAATAgatttgtggtgtgtgtgcgtgcatgtgttcAGCTTTTGCCAAATCTTCCCACCTTGCTAGCCACACCTACTTAGATGCGCCACAGAGCCATTTCATGGCCAAATGTCACTCAGTGACATTCGCCACCACAGCAGCAACTCAAAAGGTGGTTAACAGTAGCTGCTGAGAACTCAGTGCAACATAACAGAGAAAGTGTAAATTTAGAGATAGTTATTATGAGTGAGAGGGAAAGGCTAAAAGTAGCGCTGTGAGTGCCAGCATATTTGGTGCATATTTTGTCAGAACATCTTACAGCTGAACACTGATGATACTATGCCAGTAATCACAATCTCTCCCTCCTCACGGTGCTGAGCTACAGACACAGCAAGTATGTGTCTACTGTCTGTGACCTTGAGACAAGATGCCTGCGAGAGGAAAAACATATCCCTGTAGGGGGTGGCGTCAGTGTGTATGTCCCCCTAAGAGCAGTGTGTTTGTCTTGAAAgaggaaaagcagcagaaaaagaaagagaagtgaAATGGGGAAATGTTTCTCATATCACCAAGCACAACTCTGACTGTGTGATTTCTGAGGTGGGACATATCTGTGAGAAATAACACAGCTTTAGTGTCTTTTCTGCCCCTGTAAGGTGGGTCATGTTTATATTGTGGGGCTGCAAGAAATAAAACCTATTTTGTAATCAGTAATCCTATCATGAATGTCAACAGactgaataaagaaaaagataacGATGGCAACTTGAGTTGCTTCGAAAAATGTCACCTCCACCATGTAATTTAAAACTCATATATTTATGACATCAAAACACATGTGGGGTTTGGCACACAGAGACAGCTTCTGAATAAAACGCCTGGTGCACAGAGTAGCCGCAGCTATATCATGTCAACTGTAAAAtgtgcttcttcttttcttctcttctcttacTTCACAATGGGGTCTAAGGTAAATAAAAATGGTGATAGCCTCCTGATTGCTCATTAAACCAATTTTGTTTTCTCCAATCTATTACATTTTCACAATGGAAAATGTATAAGTAAGAAGTAGAACCATCCGCAGCCATGATTGCTTTGACCAAGCAACATCCCAAAACTAAAACTAGAAAAAGCAATGGGGGAGCACAAACCCCTGCAAAGGCTTCTCAGTTTATTATCTGGCAAGATTaactgtttaaaaataataataataataattcagttCCGACTCCCCACCACAACCATACATTATTTTGTCTTTGGGCCAAATCCCAAAAACCTTTCACCAAAATCTGTACTCTATTGTGTATGTTACCCACAAACAAACGCAGCCAGAAGGTGGAAGATGCATTGCATAAAATGGAAGTGATTATTTCAACCTGGAAAGTAGCAGAATAATTTGTGTTCATCAACTTTAAGATACCTAGTGCCCATCACAATCAGAGCAATGTTAGGAATAATCTCACCAAACAAGAGGTCACAAGATCTCAGGTTCTGTCAAAATACACACTACTACTCCACAGCTCCTTGATGCTCTCTTCTACCTGGTGAAGCACTGACACCTGACTCTCTGGGCCTGTGTCTCTAAATTGCATAACAACGTGTGATTTCCACAAACCTTTCTTGAACTCCTCCAACATGGAGTCCAGTTTGGTGTCGTGGAAGACGAAGTGCACCGGATGATTGTAGAACTTGGTGATGGTCTTCAGGGTGGTGCAGTCGTCCGGGTCCACGAAAGCCAGGTCCTTGACATACAGGATGTCGACGATGTTGGAGCGCTCGTCATCGTACACAGGAATCCTCGTGTAGCCGCTCTCCATGATCTCAGACATGGTGTTAAAGTCCAACACTGCGTCGCTGTGGATCATGAAACAGTCGTTGATCGGCGTCATGACGTCCTCCACAGTTTTGGTCCTGAGCTCCAGCGCGCCTTGGATCATGTTGAGCTCCTCTTTCACCAGGTCATTGTAAGGCTCGGTGACTTTTAGCATCTCCACCAGCTTCTCTCGGTTGTACACGGTGCCGATCTCCTGCCCAAGGACACAGTCAAGGAGCTTACTGATGGGCCATGACAGAGGAAAGGTTAGCAGCATGAACAGTTTGGTGACCATGATGGTGTTTGCACCGACTGCCAATCCATGTCGAGAGCACAGCGCCTGAGGGACGATCTCGCCAAAAATAACGATGCCGATGGTGGAAGCGACCACAGCGCCAATACCAGAGTTTGTGAGGTCGTCCAGGAGGATGGTGAGGGTGGTGTTGACCAGGACGTTACCGAGGAGCAGTGAACACAGTAGGTAATTACCCTTCCTACGGATGGGCTCGATCTTCCGGGCgtatttcttctccttctcgGTGCCACAGCTTTGGACGATGCGCAGCTCCATTGGGTCCAGCGCCATCAGCCCCAGGTTGAGACCGCTGAACATACCGGACAGCACCAGCAGGAAGGAGATGATGATCACTTGCAGCCAGATGGGCAGCAAGGACTTCTTCACTTCCACCACCCGCAGTCTGCCGTCCTTCTCGTCCAGGAGGTGCCACGTCTCCTCCAACTCCTGAGTGTCGCGGACGCACAAGCCGAACACCTTTACCACCTCGCTCTTGCGGAGCTGCTTGATTTTGAGGCTGACAATCCCGGCGGTGTTTTTGTTGCTTACCTCCATGACCCCATTGATTACTATATCCTTCGTGTGTTCGGGACAAGTCCTGTTAAGAGGGACCTCGACGGAGCCAAACTTATCGTCCTCTTTGTCACTAGAGTACAGTTCCGCGAAGCTGAGGAGCGCCGAGCTGTTAGGGAACAAGTGGAGCCCGTAGAACCTGAAGAGGATGTCGCTGCCCTCGGTCACCTGAATAACCCCTTTCTCCGTAGTCCCGGCCGGTGTGACGCTCTTCTCCAACCTCATGCCGAGTATCCGAGTGACTCCTCTCGACTCCGAAACCGCCGCCTGGGCATGCGTTTccgcaaaaacacaacaaaacacgaATAAAGTTATTGTAAAGCCCCATCCACTCGAATCTATCGCCATGTTTGTTTCGCTCACTGCGAACGGGGGAACTGACGTCACCTACTCATCTCCACGAGCCCACCCCCAACGTAATTTGCATACCCCGAGAATACAGCCAATCACTTACGTCAACGTCACTCACAAACTTTAACCGAGCCCCCTTAGTCTTAGTTTTTAAGGTAGACTGGTGTTGTTTGATATTTTAAGGAGGAccacactgattttttttttctttttaacatttaattggcttgtttttaaattcagttcATTTTCATGATCTGATTAAATGAGGCAAAAATGTGGACATGGTATTTATCTTCATTTCCCCAGTCACTCATTAAGAACAACAAACATGCAAACTAATGACTTTACACTGATTATTATTTGAGAATTCTaagctttgttttcctgttcTTATAATGTCATTATCCGAGGTTGTTATCTCCTCCTGCATTATTCAGCTGATTTTAATAATTCCTACATCAACAGATTCAATTTGTTCAAGACACTCTTAGTcctatttcaatgttttttgtcagatttttcccccttttttgaaataattcaacTTTTCCTGCAACTTTTCTCCAATAGGAAATGCATTGAAAGAGCAGATCAAAGACAGGCAAAGTAGATCAGGCACAGATGAAAGGAAACAGCATGAGTAATGAGTTATTACTCAATGTAAAATGACCCATTTCCTTGTTAGTAGTTAGTAGTAGTTGTGAGACCCATGGATAACGAACCTAACGCTTGTTTGCAGCCTTGCAGTTTTCTGTTCTCTGTAAAATGACTTATAATGAAGGAACATTTTTGATAAAACACATCAGCAAAAATATGTTCACTTACATAGTAATGTTATAAATCAATACACTAAGTATAATACTACTATACAACACATTGCAAAAGTCTTAAGTGACCATTGAAtttgttgttgtagcaatgctataatgaccatacagtataattatttgtCAAGGAACACAAccagaaaatatgggaaacatctatacagttttaaaatacaattttcaaaaaaagaaaacccagcTTGAGTAGAGTGttaaaactgacatttgttcTACTATTTCATGAAGAGAAATATCTGCAGTGAAAAAGGTCTGTTAACACTacgtttattcaagacatgcttgatcattacatacacatactgtatgagttaaaactcattgacagcttgttAATATACAAGAGCAACTTCCAGTCACATAATTCTATTCAAAaagattcataaaaacaaatctgctggtgccctgagactttaGATAACAAAGAACCAAGATCCAACAGGACTCAAACTGCACCTACATTGTCCTGTCCCACTGTGTCTTTACTGAAGTCAGAGCTCCCTCTTGTGTTCAAAGTAAACTGATGCACTATATTAACAATTGTGAAACACTTTTCTGACTGGGAGCCAGGCTGAACTGAGGTAAGGTCACCCCTAGTAAGATAAACTTTCTTGCTAGAAGGTCCCCCGTCAATTCTCTAACATAATATTCTGCTTTTCTGCTCTGGTCTTGTGTATTGTGTTGCTTATTTatgatttgtctgtttgttctgtGGTATATTTTATACCTTCCACTTTACCACCATGGTTAGGGTAGGTAGGTGTGTATGGAgtggccaaaaaaacaaaaaaacaaacaaacatcagatACAGTGAGTTTTTCTGTTAACTtcttttttacttaaataactttaaatttaaaatgtaatgctACCATCAGTCAGCACATTTGCTCATTCACATAATTATTCAGTGCCAatctatgtgttttttgtttgtatttttatattgaCTGATaaatctttgaaatgactcagcacaaatgtgttgttaataaCTTCATAgctcataaatggtctaaaatgactaagCGGACTAATATCCCTATTGGTAGAtactttgtgatatcagtatcggtttACAcgcaaacgctccctcagttaaaatcaacaacaaaaagttatgcactgcagctttaacgtgACAGATGACAATGCTAATAATAGGGCTGAAACGATTActccattaatcgattactacattaaccgtcaactattttgagtttttgtgttttctgaagaATTAaaacctgtttctgtgtgttttttcagctcctttagtgtgaatattttctggtttatttgctccagataaccaagaaatcattaaaactgaatcattttggtttgtggacaaaacgagacatgtGAGAGCGTCGTCTTTTctaggtttgacaaacactgatttttcagcattttctgacaacccatttttttgttttatatttcaattttaCTCAAGCTGAGTTTAACAACTTGCcatagtgttgttgttgttgtttttacagtgaatcCATGACACATTACAATATTTAGGGGTGATTTAAAGTgatgacacaaagaaaaagtggtGTTTTGGTAAAAAGGCGTCGTGTCTCCTTCACAATTCACCCACCACACTAGCGTTCACAGACTTCTGAATTGTAATCTTGCCTCTGCTCCTGGTGCTGAAGACTTCTTGCCAAATTAACCAAGCGAGGAGAGGtgggtggagagaagaggatgggaggagaaaaacagaggaggggAGGGCGTGTGAGCGGGAGGGGagcgcaggaggaggaggggagtaatgagagagcaggaggaaaaTATTGGTCCTCGCTTACTTCTCGTAGTTGAGAGACTTTTTGGATTCTTCGCAGGATCACAGCCAGGACGCGCCGCACAGGACGCACGGTAAGAAGACGCGCCTCTGCCCCACTTTTCTCTGACCTTGGAGGCGCGCCGGGTCAAGGTGACGCCTGCGGGGGAGTTAACAAACTCAGGGAGAAAGTAAACAGATGAAGGGCAGAGTAAGAAAGGCACACAAACGCACAGGAAGCTGTAGTGAGTGGGTGCGCTTTGTCTCTTAATTCACTCTCTCCTTCCTCGTCGCCGCTTCGTTCCCTCCAGAGTCTCTTTATCTGAGAAAGTAACGGAAAGAATGAAaagggagaggagaagaagaagagaggtgGAGAGTGTGGGTTTGAGAAAGGGAGGGGAAACAAACTCAGCTGCGCTTTTCTATCTGACTGTTTTTCATTAATCGTAGTTTTTCCCCCCGGAACAACCGCCAACAACAGCTGGTTGCTTTG from Solea solea chromosome 8, fSolSol10.1, whole genome shotgun sequence encodes:
- the LOC131463636 gene encoding metal transporter CNNM4 isoform X4, translating into MAIDSSGWGFTITLFVFCCVFAETHAQAAVSESRGVTRILGMRLEKSVTPAGTTEKGVIQVTEGSDILFRFYGLHLFPNSSALLSFAELYSSDKEDDKFGSVEVPLNRTCPEHTKDIVINGVMEVSNKNTAGIVSLKIKQLRKSEVVKVFGLCVRDTQELEETWHLLDEKDGRLRVVEVKKSLLPIWLQVIIISFLLVLSGMFSGLNLGLMALDPMELRIVQSCGTEKEKKYARKIEPIRRKGNYLLCSLLLGNVLVNTTLTILLDDLTNSGIGAVVASTIGIVIFGEIVPQALCSRHGLAVGANTIMVTKLFMLLTFPLSWPISKLLDCVLGQEIGTVYNREKLVEMLKVTEPYNDLVKEELNMIQGALELRTKTVEDVMTPINDCFMIHSDAVLDFNTMSEIMESGYTRIPVYDDERSNIVDILYVKDLAFVDPDDCTTLKTITKFYNHPVHFVFHDTKLDSMLEEFKKGKSHLAIVQKVNNEGEGDPFYEVVGLVTLEDVIEEIIKSEILDESDLYTDNRTRKKVAPNKNKRDFSAFKHDSESKVKVSPQLLLAAHRFLATEVSLFSTSQISEKVLLRILRHPDVIQEIKYNDCDKRSPHHYVYQKGKSVDYFVLILQGRVEVEAGNESMKFETGPFSFYGVMALSAPTLEFRSPSHLSGLNRTASLSGADRTESLAISGSNTQLNNSFSLQQYTPDFYVRALTDLQFVKITRTQYQNGLMTSRLDSSPQSPESGFNTSRQDQTAPLATTNTNTDTTTNTSITDLSADTTAMENGPDETTLLLLNEQNSPHTANHHSQLENSV
- the LOC131463636 gene encoding metal transporter CNNM4 isoform X1 — encoded protein: MAIDSSGWGFTITLFVFCCVFAETHAQAAVSESRGVTRILGMRLEKSVTPAGTTEKGVIQVTEGSDILFRFYGLHLFPNSSALLSFAELYSSDKEDDKFGSVEVPLNRTCPEHTKDIVINGVMEVSNKNTAGIVSLKIKQLRKSEVVKVFGLCVRDTQELEETWHLLDEKDGRLRVVEVKKSLLPIWLQVIIISFLLVLSGMFSGLNLGLMALDPMELRIVQSCGTEKEKKYARKIEPIRRKGNYLLCSLLLGNVLVNTTLTILLDDLTNSGIGAVVASTIGIVIFGEIVPQALCSRHGLAVGANTIMVTKLFMLLTFPLSWPISKLLDCVLGQEIGTVYNREKLVEMLKVTEPYNDLVKEELNMIQGALELRTKTVEDVMTPINDCFMIHSDAVLDFNTMSEIMESGYTRIPVYDDERSNIVDILYVKDLAFVDPDDCTTLKTITKFYNHPVHFVFHDTKLDSMLEEFKKGKSHLAIVQKVNNEGEGDPFYEVVGLVTLEDVIEEIIKSEILDESDLYTDNRTRKKVAPNKNKRDFSAFKHDSESKVKVSPQLLLAAHRFLATEVSLFSTSQISEKVLLRILRHPDVIQEIKYNDCDKRSPHHYVYQKGKSVDYFVLILQGRVEVEAGNESMKFETGPFSFYGVMALSAPTLVAASRPRHLSFKRFSLFSRLPGKTVSYDSLRPPAGRLTPTAEFRSPSHLSGLNRTASLSGADRTESLAISGSNTQLNNSFSLQQYTPDFYVRALTDLQFVKITRTQYQNGLMTSRLDSSPQSPESGFNTSRQDQTAPLATTNTNTDTTTNTSITDLSADTTAMENGPDETTLLLLNEQNSPHTANHHSQLENSV
- the LOC131463636 gene encoding metal transporter CNNM4 isoform X3, coding for MAIDSSGWGFTITLFVFCCVFAETHAQAAVSESRGVTRILGMRLEKSVTPAGTTEKGVIQVTEGSDILFRFYGLHLFPNSSALLSFAELYSSDKEDDKFGSVEVPLNRTCPEHTKDIVINGVMEVSNKNTAGIVSLKIKQLRKSEVVKVFGLCVRDTQELEETWHLLDEKDGRLRVVEVKKSLLPIWLQVIIISFLLVLSGMFSGLNLGLMALDPMELRIVQSCGTEKEKKYARKIEPIRRKGNYLLCSLLLGNVLVNTTLTILLDDLTNSGIGAVVASTIGIVIFGEIVPQALCSRHGLAVGANTIMVTKLFMLLTFPLSWPISKLLDCVLGQEIGTVYNREKLVEMLKVTEPYNDLVKEELNMIQGALELRTKTVEDVMTPINDCFMIHSDAVLDFNTMSEIMESGYTRIPVYDDERSNIVDILYVKDLAFVDPDDCTTLKTITKFYNHPVHFVFHDTKLDSMLEEFKKGKSHLAIVQKVNNEGEGDPFYEVVGLVTLEDVIEEIIKSEILDESDLYTDNRTRKKVAPNKNKRDFSAFKHDSESKVKVSPQLLLAAHRFLATEVSLFSTSQISEKVLLRILRHPDVIQEIKYNDCDKRSPHHYVYQKGKSVDYFVLILQGRVEVEAGNESMKFETGPFSFYGVMALSAPTLAEFRSPSHLSGLNRTASLSGADRTESLAISGSNTQLNNSFSLQQYTPDFYVRALTDLQFVKITRTQYQNGLMTSRLDSSPQSPESGFNTSRQDQTAPLATTNTNTDTTTNTSITDLSADTTAMENGPDETTLLLLNEQNSPHTANHHSQLENSV
- the LOC131463636 gene encoding metal transporter CNNM4 isoform X2, whose translation is MAIDSSGWGFTITLFVFCCVFAETHAQAAVSESRGVTRILGMRLEKSVTPAGTTEKGVIQVTEGSDILFRFYGLHLFPNSSALLSFAELYSSDKEDDKFGSVEVPLNRTCPEHTKDIVINGVMEVSNKNTAGIVSLKIKQLRKSEVVKVFGLCVRDTQELEETWHLLDEKDGRLRVVEVKKSLLPIWLQVIIISFLLVLSGMFSGLNLGLMALDPMELRIVQSCGTEKEKKYARKIEPIRRKGNYLLCSLLLGNVLVNTTLTILLDDLTNSGIGAVVASTIGIVIFGEIVPQALCSRHGLAVGANTIMVTKLFMLLTFPLSWPISKLLDCVLGQEIGTVYNREKLVEMLKVTEPYNDLVKEELNMIQGALELRTKTVEDVMTPINDCFMIHSDAVLDFNTMSEIMESGYTRIPVYDDERSNIVDILYVKDLAFVDPDDCTTLKTITKFYNHPVHFVFHDTKLDSMLEEFKKGKSHLAIVQKVNNEGEGDPFYEVVGLVTLEDVIEEIIKSEILDESDLYTDNRTRKKVAPNKNKRDFSAFKHDSESKVKVSPQLLLAAHRFLATEVSLFSTSQISEKVLLRILRHPDVIQEIKYNDCDKRSPHHYVYQKGKSVDYFVLILQGRVEVEAGNESMKFETGPFSFYGVMALSAPTLVAASRPRHLSFKRFSLFSRLPGKTVSYDSLRPPAGRLTPTEFRSPSHLSGLNRTASLSGADRTESLAISGSNTQLNNSFSLQQYTPDFYVRALTDLQFVKITRTQYQNGLMTSRLDSSPQSPESGFNTSRQDQTAPLATTNTNTDTTTNTSITDLSADTTAMENGPDETTLLLLNEQNSPHTANHHSQLENSV